Below is a window of Enterococcus gilvus ATCC BAA-350 DNA.
GATTCAACCGCCAAAGTCGTTGTTTTTGCCGAATGGAAAACGAGCGGTCCTACTGTTGCACGCGTATTCTGGCAGTCCAAATGACGTGCGTATGATGGCACGTTATTTGGAAAAATGGAATTATACAGTTTATGCACCCTTATATAGTGGACACGGAACTATGGACCCATTAGATATTCTTGAGAAGTCTGCCGAACAATGGTGGGAAGACACTCAAAACGGGGTAGCGTACTTGAAGTCAAAAGGATATCAGGAAATCGCTGTTTTTGGACTTTCAATGGGAGGGATTTTCGCGACTCGCTTATTAAGTAAGATGCCAGAAAACTTTCTTGGCGGCGGCTTTTTTTGCTCCCCGATTGCCCCAGTTAAAACGAATGTGACTGAAAATTTTCTATTATATGCGAAGCAAGTATTGGATCGATCAGGCAAGGAAGCGACAAGAGAGAAAATTGACAGTTATCGC
It encodes the following:
- a CDS encoding alpha/beta hydrolase, which encodes MIQPPKSLFLPNGKRAVLLLHAYSGSPNDVRMMARYLEKWNYTVYAPLYSGHGTMDPLDILEKSAEQWWEDTQNGVAYLKSKGYQEIAVFGLSMGGIFATRLLSKMPENFLGGGFFCSPIAPVKTNVTENFLLYAKQVLDRSGKEATREKIDSYRPLVEDQLKAIEDQALIAYENLAAITRPFFMAQAGQDEMIEAEGVFQTASQLRQTSFSLNWYPESSHVVTVGPERRQLEQDVVNFLASLGWREDNGEKNN